The Skermanella rosea sequence CCAGCACCAGGGTCACGGTCGCGCCGTTCAGGGTCACCGTGCCGGACCCGAGATTGCCGTCGGCGCCGATGCTCAGCGTGCCGCCGCTGACAGAGGTGGCGCCGTAGCCGTTGGTGCCGCCCAGCGCCAGCGTGCCGGACCCGAACTTGCTCAATTGGAAGCTGCCGGAGACGGCGCCCGACAGGGTCAGGATGCTGTTGGAGGTCTGCACCGTCGCGTTGCCGGTCAGCACCACCGCGTTGCCCAGGGTCAGGGTCGCGGCGCTGCCGAGGGTGGGAAGCTGGAGCGTGGTGCTCGCTCCCAGCGTGATCGTGCCGGTGTTGGCCTGGGTGGCGGAAACCCCCGAGCTGTCGCCGAACTCCACCGCGCTGCCGTTGGCGGCCACCGTGATGTTGCCGGCGAAGCTGGTGCTGTTGGACGTGTTGCTCAGCGTCAGCACGCCGCTGGAGCCGGTCTTGGTCAGGGTGACGCCGGCCGCCGCGGTGACCTGGCCGCTCAGCTTGGTGTTGACCGTCGTGTGGATCGTGCCGCCGCCGCTGCCGAGGGTGACGGCCTGGGCGAAGACCTGCTGGCCCTGTCCGCTGACGCTCAGGGTGCCGCCGTCCAGCGTCAGCGTCCCCGCCCCCAGGGAGCCCACTCCGCTGACGGCCGACGGGCTGGCTTTGCCGACGGCCAGCGTGCCGCCGGACACCGTCGTGGCGCCGAGGAAGTTGGTGCTGTTGTCGGCGTTCTGCAGGGTCAGGGCCCCGCCGCCGTTCTTGGTCAGGCGGCCGGCCGCGGTGCCGGTCAGGCCGCCGGTGAAGCTGGTGTCGGCCCTCTGGCTGACCGTCAGCGCGTTGGCGCCGATCGCGACCGTGCCGGTCCCGGACAGCGCGCCGATCGTCTCGGAGGCGGACGACAGGGTCAGCGTGCCGGTCACGGAGACCGCGCTGCCGTCGGCCAGCGCCGTGCCGCTGCCGTTGTTGAGCGTCAGGCCGCCCGCCGAGACCGTGGTGGTCCCCGTGTAGGTGTTGACGCCCGTCAGGATCAGCGTGCCGGTGCCGGCCTTGGTCAGCCCGCCGGTGCCCTCGATCACGCCGGAGAAGCTGGTCGAGGTATTGTCGCCGCCGGCGGTCAGCGTACTGGTCCCCAGCGAGACGGTGCCGCCGCCGTCGAGCGAGCCGATCGTCTCGTCCGCGCCGAGCGACAGGGTGGCGCCCGAGGCGACGGTCACGGCACCCGTATCGCCGAGGGCCGAGCCGCCGCTGGCCGACAGCGTGCCGGCGGAAACCGTGGTGGCGCCGGTGCGCGTGTTGGTGCCCGACAGCGTGACGGTGCCGGCACCGGTCTTGGTCAGCGCCGCGCTGCCGGCGAGCGGCGCGCTGACGGTCGCGGTGTCGCCGGCGCCGTTGGAGAGGGTCAGCGCGCCACCCAGGGTGAGTACGGCGGTGCCGCTGCGCGCGAGGGTCAGGCCGTTCGCCTCGTCGAAGTCCAGCGTGTCGCCGGCCCCGATCGTGACGCTTGTGGCGAGCGTGACGGTGGAATTGTCGGCCAGCTTGACCTTGATGGTGTCCGCCCCCGTCTGCGCCACACCGCGCGCCAGCGCCTCGCGCAAGGAGAAGCCGTCGGCGGCGTCGCCGTCGCTGTCGGTGTCGGCGCTGAGGTCGGCATAGATGGTCGAGCTGGTGACCGACACGTCCGCCGTGACCGATGCGGCATTGGCGTCGGCCAGGGTGAAGCGCACCGTGGTGTCGCCATAGGGCGTGGCGTTGGCGTAGCCGATGTTGCGGACCAGCGTCTGCACCCGGGAGTTGGTGGCGTTGGTGTCGAAGGTGACCACCAGCCGGCCGCTTGCCGAGGTGTAGGCCCAGGTGCCGAACTGCGTGCTGTTGTCGGAAAGGGTGCCGGTGCTGTCGGAACCGCGGGCGATGGACCCGGTTGATCCGACGCCGGACAGGAAGCTGAACACGTCATTGACGCTGCCGTCGGCGGCACCGCCCGAGGTCACCCGCTGCACCGTCAGCGTGCCGGAATTCCAGTTGCCATCGATGTCGAGGGCGGTGGCGCTGGCGAGGCCGTTGGCGGCGTTGGCCAGCGTCACCGTGGTGCCCGTCGCTCCGCCACCCCCGTCCAGGTCGAGGGTGGGCGTGTCGTTGACCGAGGTGATGGAGGTGCCGAGCGAGACGCCGGTTGCCGACACCGTGGAGGTGCCGTCGTCGGTGGTGGTGTCGAAGGTCGCGCGGGTGGTGCCGCTGGTGAAGGTGGTGGCGGTCGAGTTGTCCACCGTGAACACGGTCAGCGCGCCCGGCGTGCCGTTAAAGTCGGCAGCGGGCCGGAAGCGCAGCTTGGTGCTGGTGTCGAGCAGCAACGCCGCCGAGGTCGAGACGGTGCCGACCGCATGCCAGTTGGTGCCGCTGTCGGTCGAGTACTCCCAGGTGCCCTGCGTGCTGGTGCTGGCATCGGCCGAGATCGCGATGCCGGCCAGCGCGTTGGCCGAGGAGCCACCGGTCACCGTGTCGGTGCTGTCGGAGAACAGCGTCGAGAACAGGCTGGTCACCGTGGCGCCCGCCGGGGCCGCGGTATCCTCGTTGACCGCTGCCAGGGTGGCGCCGCCGGTGGCGCCGGGCGCGTCGTTGACCGCGGTGATCGAGGTGCCGAGCGAGACGCCCGCCACCGACACCTTGGAGGTGCCGTCGTCGGTGGTGGTGTTGAAGGTCGTGCGGGTGGTGCCGCTGGTGAAGGTGGTGGCGGAGGAGTTGTCAACCGCGAACACGGTAAGATCGCCCGGCGTTCCGTTGAAGTGGGCGGCCGGCACGAAGCGCAGCTTGGCGCTGGTGTCGAGCAGCAGCGCCGCCGAGGTCGAAACGGTGCCGACCGCGTGCCAGTTGGTGCCGTTGTCGGTCGTGTACTCCCAGGTGCCCTGACCGGCGGTGCTGGCATCGGCCGAGATGGCGATGCCGGCCAGCGTGTTGGCCGGACTGCCGCCGGTCACCGCGTCGGTGCTGTCGGAGAGCAGCGTCGAGAACAGGCTGCTCACCGTGGCGCCCGACGGTGCCGTGGTGTCCTCGCTGACCGCCGTCAGGGTGGCGCCGCCGGTGAAGCCGGGCGCGTCGTTGACGGCCGAGACGGCGATCGACGCGGTGTCGGTGGCCGAGGAGAAGGCCGTCAGCGCGCCGTTGCTGGACGTGCTGGCGGTGCTCCCGGCGGTGCCGGAGGTCTTGTCCCAGGCGCGGAAGGTTATGGTCGCGGTGCCGCCGTTCCAGTTGGCATCGGGCACGAAGCGGATCTTGTGCGTGCTGCTGCCGGTCAGCGTGCCGTCGAGCAGGCGCGAGGCGGACGAGAGGTCGACCGACTGCCCGGTGGTGGCGTTGAAGCTGAACCAGTTCGCCCCGTTATCGGTCGAGTACTGCCAGAGGCCGTGGCTGTTGTCCACGGCGGTGACCGCGATAGCCTCGACCGCCGTGCCGTCCGGGTCGGTGATCGAGCTGTCCACCACGAGGGTGGCGACGCTGGTGCCGGTGTTGGAGGCGTCCGCCACGTCCTCCGCGATGCTGGTCAGCACCGGGGACTGGCTGGTGTCCAGCACCGGCGCGTTGTTGACGTGGGTCAGCACGATGTCGTTGCCGGTGCCGCCCGTATAGGAGATCTGGAAGGTCTTGCCGCCCTGGGTGAGGGTGGCCCCCTGCGACAGGCCACTGAAGGTGCCGGTCACCGGGTCGTCGCCGTCGTTGCTGACCAGGGTGAAGCTGTGGCCCAGCGTCGGCGTGTAGCCCAGCGTGATCGACAGCGTCGCCCCGGTCACGGTCACGGTACCGTTCACCACGATCTGGTCGTAGTTCGTGCCGGCGATGGTGCCGTTGATCTCGGCCGACAGGGTGCCGCCCGACGCGACGCTCAGCCCGTTGTTGAGCGTCAGCGTGCCCGGGCTGGTGCCGGCCGCGACCGTGCCGCCGCTATTCACCGTGACCGCGCCGCTCACGCTTCCGGTACCGCCCAGCGTGCCGCCCGACACAGTGACCGCGCCGGTCCCCGTCTTGGTTCCAGTCACCAGCAGGGTGCCCTCCCCGGTCTTGGTGAGGCTGCCCGAGCCGCCGACCGCGCCGGACAGGGTGGCGGCGATGCCGGTGCCGATGGAGACGGTGCCGCCGTTGCTGTTCAGCGTGATCGCGTTGTCGATGTTCGCGGCGGCCGTCACCGTCAGCGTGCCGCCGTTGAGCGTCACCGCGCCGCTGCCCAGGTTGCCGTCGGCGGCCACGCTCAGCGTGCCGGCCGACACCGTGGTCGTACCGGTGTGGGTCTGCGTGGCCGACAGCGTCAGCGTGCCGGCGCCTGATTTGGTCAGCCCGCCGCTGCCCAAGATCACGCCGGACAGGGTGGCGGCATTGGCGTTGCTGACCGTGCCGCCGCTGGAACCCAGTTCGACCAGGTTGTCGATATCGGCGCCGCTGCCGGTCACGGTCAGCGTGCCGCCGTTCAGCGTCACCTTCCCGCTGCCCAGGTTGGCGTCGGCGGCGACGCTCAGCGCGCCGGCCGACACCGTGGTGGTGCCGGTGTGGGCCTGCGTGGCGGACAGCGTCAGGGTGCCGGCGCCTGATTTGGTCAGGCCGCCGCTGCCGGAGATCACGCCGGACAGGGTGACCGCGTTGGCGTTGCCGACCGTGCCGTGGTTGGCGCCCATTTCCAGAAGGTTGTCGATATCGATGCCGGTCCCGGTCACGGTCAGCGTGCCGCCGTCCAGCGTCACCCTCCCGCTGCCCAGGTTGGCGTCCCCGGCCACGCTCAGCGCGCCGGCCGACACGGTGGTGGTGAAATTCGCTCCGGAATTGGTGCCCGACAGCGTCAGGGTGTTGGCGCCCGCCTTGGTCAGCGTGCCGGTGCCGCCGATGGTACCGGAGAAGGTGTCGTCGCCGCTCTGGTTGACCTTCAGTGTGTGCGTGCCCAGCGTGACGGCGCCGGCGCCGGACAGCGAGCCGATGGTTGCGTTGCCGGTCAGCAGCAGCGTGCCGGTGACGGTCACGGCGCTGGTGTCGGCGATGTTCGTTCCGCTCACCGACAGGGTGCCGGCGGAGACGATGGTGGAGCCGGTGTAGGTGTTGGTGCCCGACAGGGTCAGGACGCCGGTGCCCATCTTTGTCAGACCGTTGCCGGCGCCGGAGATCACGCCGGAGAACGTGGTGCTGGTGTTGTCGCCGCCCGCCATCAGCCCGGCTCCCAGGACGACGTTGCCGGCTCCGGCCAGCGAGCCGATGGTTTCGGCGGAGGCGAGCTGCAAGGTGGCGCCGGTATCGACCGTCACGGCACCCGCGTCGGCCAGGGACGAGCCGCCGCTGACCGACAGGGTACCGGCCGAAATCGTGGTGGCGCCCGTGTGGGTGTTTGTGGCGGCGGTCAGCGCCAGCGTGCCGGCGCCCGTCTTGGTCAGCAGGGTGGAACCGCTGACGACGCCCGAAACCGTTCCGGTCTTGGTGGCGGCGACCTCGATCGTGCCGCCATTGGTGCCCAGGGCGATGGCGTTGGTGAAGGTGCCGGTCTCGGTCAGGCTCAGCGTGCCGCCGTTCAGCGTCACGGTGCCGCCGACCAGTGCCGCGTCGCTTGCCACCGCCAGCGTGCCGGCCGAAACGGTGACGCCGCCGGTCAGGCCGGTCTTGTTGGTGGAGCCCGAGAGCGTCAGCGTGCCGGTGCCGGTCTTGGTCAGCGCCTGGGCGCCGCCCGAGAACGCGCCGGACAGGGTCACGGCGGCGTCGGTCTGGATCGTGGCGGCGCCGGATAGCGCCACCGCGTTGTCGATGGTGGCGCCGCCGGTGACCTGGAACGTCGTGCCGGCGGCCAGCGTCAGCGTGGAGGCGGTGTTGCCCAGGCCGCTGTCGGCGGAGATTGCCAGCGTGCCGGCCGAAACCGTGGTGGCGCCGGTGTAGGTGTTGACGCCCGACAGGGTCAGCGTGCCGGCGCCGGCCTTGGTCACGGCGAAGCCGCCGCTGACGATGCCGCTGACGGTCAGGGTGCCGGCCGTGGTGGTGATTATCGTATTGGCGGTCATCGCGACGTTGCCGCTCAGCGTGTTAGCGCCGCTGACGTTGACCAGCGCGCCGCCGCTGGAAACACCGGCTCCCGCCAGCCCGGTGATCGCCTCGGCGACCATGATGCCGCCCTGCAACGCCAGCGCGGCGCCGCTGGTGACCGAGGTGCCGCCGGCGGTCGCGCCCAGCGCGTTGGCGTGCGTCGCCAGCAGCGTGCCGGCGCTGATGGTGGTGTTGCCGGTGTAGGTGTTGTTGCCGCTGAGGGTCAGTGTTTCCGATCCGGTCTTGGTCAGCGCGCCGGAACCGGAAATCACGCCCGACAGCGTCGTCGCGGCGGTCGTCTGGATCTCGCCGGCCCCGGCCAGATCGACGGCGTTGTCGATGATGGCGGCGGTCGTCACATTGAGCGTGCCGCCATTCAGGCTGACCGTGCCCTGGCCCAGGTTGGCGTCGGCGCCGACCGACAGCGTGCCGGCCCTGACCTCCGTCGTCCAGGTGTTCGACCCGCCGCTGTTGATGCCGGTCAGCTTGACCGTTCCGGCGCCCTGCTTGGTCAGCGAGGTCGTGCCGGAAATGGTGCCCGACAGGGTCAACTCGTCGGTGCCGCCGGTCAGGGCGTAGCTGATCGTGCCGCCGCCCGTCCCCAGGGTGATGTCCTTTGAAATGCTCTGCGCGCCCGTGCCGGTGAAGGCCAGCGTGCCGCCGGCCAGGGTCAGCGCGCCGGTGCCCAGGTTGGACTCCGCGGCGATGCTCAGCCTGCCGGCGGAAACCGTGGTGGTGAAGCTCGCACCGGAATTGGTGCCCGACAGCGTCAGCGTGCCGGAGCCGGCCTTGGTCAGCGCGCCAGCGCCGCCGATCGTGCCGGAGAAGGTGGTGTCGCCACCGTTGCCGCCGGTGGTCAGCGTGTTGGCCCCCAGCGTCACCGTGCCGGCGCCGGCCAGCGAGCCGATCGTCTCGCTGCCGGTCAGCAGCAGCGTGCCGGTGACGGTGACGGCGCTGGTGTCGGCGATGTTCGACCCGCCGACCGACAGGGTGCCGGCGGAGATGGTGGTGGCGCCGGTGTAGGTGTTGACGCCCGACAGGGTCAGCGTGCCGGACCCGGCCTTGGTCAGGCCGCCGGTGCCGCCGATGACGCCGGAGAAGATGGTGGAGGTGGACTGGCTGACCGTCAGCGTGTTCGATCCCAGCGTCACCGTGCCGGCGCCGGTCAGCGCGTCGATCGTCTCGTTGGTGGACAGGGCGAGCGTGCCTGTGACGGCCACGGCGCCGGTGTCGGCCAGGGTGATCCCGCTGGTGTTGGCGAGCGTCAGCGTGCCGACCGACACCGTCGTGCCGCCGGTGAAGGTGTTGACGCCGGTCAGGGTGATGTTGCCGGCGCCCGACTTTTCCAGTGTGCCGGTGCCGCTGATGATCCCGGCATAGGTGCCGGAGCCGTCCTGGGTGAACACGACGGCCGCGTTGTTCGTGATGTCGCCCTGGAGGCTGGTCGTGGTGCCGGTCAGCGTGCCGGCCGAGACGGTGGTGCCGCCGGAATAGGTGTTGGCGCCCGACAGCGTCAGGCCGCCCGCGCCCGTCTTGGTCAGGGCGTTGGCGCCGGTGATGTTGCCGGACAGCGTCGCGGTGATCCCGGTGCCGACATCGACCGTGCCGCCGCCGGTGCTCAGCGTCACCGCGTTGTCGTAGGTGCCGGTGGCGGTCAGGCTGAGCGTGCCGCCGTTCAGGGTCACCGTGCCGCCGGTCAGCGCGTCGTTGGCGCCGACCGACAGCGTTCCGGCGGAGACCGTGACGCCGCTGGTCAAGCCCGTCCTGTTGCCGGTGCTGGTCAGGATCAGCGTACCGGAACCGGCCTTGGTCAGCGCCTGCGCTCCGCCGCCCAGCGCGCCGCCGATGGTCAGGGTAGTGCCGGAAGCGGTGGTGACGGTCGCGGCGGCGGTCAGCGTCACGGCGCCGCTCAGCGTGTTGGCGCCGCTCACGTTGACCAGCGCGCCGCCGCTGGAAATGCCGGTGCCGGCCAGCCCGGCGATCGCCTCGGCGATCGTGATGCCGCCTGACAGGCCCAGCGCGGCACCACTGGTGACCGTGGTGGTGCCGCCGGTCGTGCCCAGCGCGGTGGCGTGCGCCGCCACCAGCGTGCCGGTCGAGACGGTGGTGGCGCCGGTATAGGTGTTGGCCCCCGACAGGGTCACGGTGCCGCTGCCGACCTTGGTCAAGGCGAAGTCGCCGGACACCACCCCGCTCAAGGTCAGCGTGTCGCCGCTCTGGTATGCCCCGATGTCGGTGTCGGCCGCCAGGGTGATATTGCCGATAACGGTCGCCGAACCGGTGCCCTCGTTGACCTTGAGCGCGCCGAACCCGGCGTTCACGCCGGTGCCGCTCAGCGTCAGCGCGTCGGCGATGGTGATGCCGTTGCCGAGCCGGAGCGTGGCGCCGCTGGCCACCGTGGTGCCGCCTTGCGACGTGCCCAGCGCGTTGTTGTGCGTGGCGATCAGGACGCCTTGGCTGAGGGTGGTGGCGCCGGTATAGGTGTTGTTGCCGCTGAGCGTCAGCGCGCTGCTGCCGGACTTGGTCAGCGTCCCCGAGCCGGAGATCTGGCCGGACAGGGTGACGGCGGCGGAATTGCTCACCGTGCCGCCGTTCGACCCCAGCTCGATCGGGTTGTCGATGGTGGTGGCGCCGGTCACCGTCAGCGTGCCGCCGTTCAGCGTCAGCAGGCCGCCGCCCAGGTTGCCGTCGCCGGCGACGCTCAGCCCGCCGGCCGACACCGTCGTCGCCCCGGTGTAGCTGTTGGTGCCCGTCAGGGTGAGCACGCCCGCCCCCGCCTTGGCGAAGGCCCCGGCCCCGCCGATCACCCCGGCCAGGGTGGCGTTGCCGGCATAGGTCGCGGTCAGGGTCATGCCGCTGTCGATGGTCACGTCGGTGGTGGCCGAACCGTTGCCGGTCAGCGCGCCGATCGTTTCGTTGCCGCTCACCTGGAACACGCCGGAGCCGGACAGGGTGACCGCGGCGGCGTTGCCGATAGCACTGCCGCCGGTGACGGCCAGCGTTCCGGCGGAAATGTCCCAGCCGACCGCATCGGTGTTGCTTCCCGACAGGGTAAGGGTGCCGGCGCCGGCTTTGGTGAGGGTCACCGCCGTCCCGGAAATCGTCCCGTTCAACTCGGCGGCGTTGGCGTTGGTGATGGTGGCGCTCTGCGACACCGTGATCGCGTTGGTGATCCGGTTGGCGCCCGTCGCGGTGCCGGTGATGGTCAGCCCGTGGGCCGAACTCGACGCGTTCAGCGTGAGGGCGCCGCTGCCGAGGTTGGTGCCGTCGGTGACGCTGAGCGTGCCGTTGGGGACGATCGTGCCGCCCTGATAGGTGTTGGTCCCACTGAGCGTCAGGGTGCCGTTGCCGGTCTTGTTCAGCCCGCCCGTCCCGTCGATGGCCCCGGACAGGGTCAGGCTTTTGTTGTTGGCGAGGGCGATGGCGACGGTGCCGGACCCCGTCAGGGTGATGGCGTTGTCGGTCGATGCGGAGCCGCCGAGGGTGGTGACGGTCAGGGTCGAGCCGGCAGCGAGGCTGATCGCCCCGGTGCCCAGGTTGGCATCGGCGTCGAACGACAGCGTGCCCTCGGACACGCCGATGGTGTTGAGACCCGTGTTGGCGGTGCTGTTGGTCCCGCCCAGGGTCAGCGTGCCCGCGCCGGTCTTGCTCAGGGCCGACACGTTGGTCCCGTTGTCGCCCAGGGAGGAGTTGATGGTCAGCGTGTCGCCGGTGCCGACAGCCACGGCGAACGCCCCTCCCAGGGCGAACGACTGGCCGGAGAGGACGAGCGTTCCGCTGCCCGCCGTGTCGTCGAACGAGAAGCCGACCCCGTCGCGCACGTGTAACCGGCGTCCAGGGTGATGGTCGAGCCCCGCAGCCCCTCGGCGAACCGGATGGTGACCGAACCGGTGGCCTGGTTGGCGAAGTGCAACGCCTCCTTCAGGTCGAGGCCTGGACCGGTGCCGTCGGCGGTTTCCGCGGTGACGGTGCCGGCGACTGCGCCGCCGTCGATGGCCGCGACCGTCACCACCAGATCGTTGGACACGGTGACGGTCACCGTGCTGGTGGTCGTGTTGTTGGCGCCCTGGCCGTCGTTGGCGGTGATGGAGAGCGTGTAGGTGCCGGGGGTGAGCGCCGACGGGGTGCCCGCCTGGAGCGTGGCGTTGTTGGTCCCGGTCAGAGTGAAGGGCGTGCCGTTGATCGTGATCGGCTGGCTGTTCGCGTCCACCCCGGTGACGGTGCCCAGCGTGAAGGTGACGGTGTGGCTCTCCACATCCGTCGCCGACAGCGTGCCGATCGCGGTGTTGGCCGCGTCGAAGACGCTGATGGCCGAAGCCGACAGCGCGATTCCGGTCGGCGCGTCGTTCACGGCCGTCACCGCCACCGTGCGGGTGGCGGCCGTCCCGGCGTTGCCCGCCCCGTCGGTCAGGGTGAAGGAGACGGTGCGGTTCGACGTGCCCGGATTTTCCGACGTGCTGTCATAACGGATGGCGGCGATGGTGTCCTGGATGTTCTGGGCCGTCGCGGTCGCGCCGAAGGTGATGGTCCAGGCGGTGCCGCCGGTCACGCTGCTGGCCGTGACGGTGCCGATGGCGGTGGTGCCCGAGCGCAGGTCGGTGCCGGAGACGTTGATGCCGGTGTCGGTGCCGGTCAGCAGCGACAGCCGGTCCGTGGCTTCCGCGTTGGCGGTGATCTGCACCGCCAGCACTGAGAAGCCGGGCGACCCGGCCTCCGTCACCGTGGCGCTGCCGGCGATGGCGGCGGCGGTGCCGTTCTCGGTGTAGGCGTGGGCCGACGTGTCGGTGATGCCGACCGTCGGGACGGCGGTGTCGAGCGTCATGGTGAGCGAGCCGCCCGCCGTGCCCACGTTGCCGGCCTGGTCGGTCACGCGCGCGGTCAGCGTCTTCGCCACGCTCCCCCCCAGCGCGCCGTCCGCCAGCGTGAACTCGTAATAGCCGTTGGAGATGTCCGTGCCGGACAGCGTGCGCGTGACCGGCGTGCCGAAGGGGTTCCCGCCCAGCAGCAGCTCCAGCGTGTCGTTCTCGACCGCGCTGGTGCCGGCCAGCGACACCCGGAAGGTCGGCGTGGTGTCGTTGGTCACGTCGTCGCTGCTCGAACCGCCGGTGTCGCTGCCGGCCGTCAGGTCGATGGTGGTGGTGGGCGCGCCGGGCGCGGTATTGTCGAGGGTGTAGGTCTGGCCGGAGATGAAGCCGCCGACGATGGCGGTGCCCCCGTTCGCGATGCCAGTGCCCGAGGCGTTCAGATCGAGCCGGATCGTCCCGTCCCCGGTGATGTTCGTCACCTGGACGGTCCAGGTCGTGCCGCTGCCGGCCGGCGTGCCGATGGTGCCGGTCGCGTTGCCGGTGGCGGTCAGCGTGAAGTCGGTCGCGTCCACCCCCGTCACCGGCTGGCTGAAGGTGACGGTGAAGGTCACGGCGTCGGCGTTGGTGAGAGCCCCGGACGGCGTGGTGCGGTTGATCGTAGCCACAGTGGGGGCGTTCACCACCGACACGGTGGTGTCGGTGTTGGGGCTGGCGGCAACGCCGCCGTTGGCGGTGCCGTCGCCGTCGTTCACCACGAAACGCACCGTGCGGTCGCCCGCGGTGGGCGTGCCGGCGCTGTTCTGGTAGGTGATGTTCTGGATCAGCGCCGCGATGGCCGCGGGCGTGGCGTTGGCGGTGGTGAAGGTGATGGCCAGGGCCGTGGACCCGGTGCCGCCGGTGTAGGTGCCGATGGCGGCGCCCCCATAGGTGACGGTGCCGCCCGATGCGCCGATCTGGCCGGTGCCGGTGCCCTGGTTGCGGATCGCCAGCACCTCGCTCGTCCCGTCCTGGAGCCCGGCCGCGATCGACACGGTCAGGCTGCCGCCGTTGAAGTCGGCGGCACCATCCGGGTCGGTGACGCCGGCCGCCGGGGCCTGGTCGATCACCACGGCCGATCCGCCGCCCACGAACGTCACCGAGTCGCCCGCGAGCGTGTTGATCGCCGGCTGGTCGTTCACAGCGGTTACGGTGACCGACAGGCTCTGGCTCAGGCTGTTGCTGCCGCCATTGGCGGTGCCGCCGTTGTCCGCCACGGTGAAGGTGACGTTGCCGGTGCCGCTGGCGTTGGCCACCGTCCGGTACGTCAGGCCCTGGAGGTCGGCGAGGCTGAGCGTGCCGTTGGCGTTGACCTGCGTTCCACCGTTCCACAGGGTGATGAAGGACGGGATGCCGGTGACGGTGTAGGTCGGCGTCTGCCCGCTCTCGTCCGCGCCGCCGCCCGGCCCGTACGTCACCGCGCCCAGACCCAGCGTGGTGCCGCTGCTGTTGGAGCTGTCCTCGTTGACGGTGATCGCGCTCAGCGTGCCGGCCGTCAGGACCGGCGCGTCGTTGACCGGATCGATCGTGACGTTGACGGTGATGGTGTCGGTGCCGCCCTGGCCGTCGGATACCTGGACCGTGAAGCTGTCGGAGCCGCTGAAGTTGGCGTTCGGCGTGTAGGTGATGGCCTTGGAGGCGCCGGTGCCGGTGGCCCCTGCGGTTCCGTTCGACGCCGCCGAGGAGATCGACCACGTCAGTGCCGATCCCGCCTGCTCGTTGTCCGAGGCGTTGAGCGTCAGGCTGAAGGCGGTTGGGCTGCCGTCCTCCGACATGGTGACGGCCTGGGGACCGGCGCCTTCGGTGATGGTGGGCGGGGTGTTGGGGGCGGCAATGTTGACCGTGAACGTCCCGGCGCTGGCATTGGCGGTCACCGCGTTGCCGGCGGTGTCGGTCACTTCGCTGCCGACGATGGCAATGGTGTAGGTGCCGTTGTCGGCGGAATCCCAGGACCCGCCCGGCGGGATGACCGTGTAGGTGGCAGTGCCGGAATTCCAGCTTGCGCCGGTAACGGTCAGCGTGCCGCCGCCGGCCTTGGTGACCGTGACGTCACTGGTGTCGATCGAGGACGAGTTGATGCCGACATTATCGGAATAGGCGATGGTGAACTGGTAAGACGTGCCGCCGGATGTCGTGACGCTGGAGGCCGTGACTGTGCCGGCGGTGGGGGCGGTGGAGTCGGCTGCTCCGAAATTCACTGTCGTCGTCGCGACGGCACTGTCCGAGGCGTCAGATGCATAGATATTGATGGTTCGCGAGGAACCGGTCGGCGTACCAGCAGTATTGATGTACGTGACGGCCGCAATGGCCGCCTGCATGTCGGCCACGCTGGCGCCCGACTTGCTGTATAGCCGCAGGGTTCCGGTCGAAGAGTCGTAAAGGACGGAGTTGATGTTGCTGTGGGTTCCCGTCAGCGACAGGCTTTCCGATGCGCCATCCTGAATGTTCGAGATGGTAATGACCGCACTGCGCACATTGGTGTCGCCGGAAAGTGACCCGATCGACACGTTGTTGCCGACGACAACGCCGCCCGACACGTAGGTCGTCGCGTAATTGTTGCCGCCCGTGCTGCCATCGAGGTCGAGCGTGCGCGCCGCAGCATATTCATAGGCACCGCGATCGACGTTGGTGCTGACCGTGCGCGGATTGAGCAAGGCGTCCAAACTGGCGTTCGGCGAGGGGGAAGTGGCCGATCCCGCATCGATGGCGGACGCCCCGGAGGCAAGGCGGAGATCGCGGTTGGAACCCGAACCGACATTGACGAAAAGGCCGCTCGTGCTTCCCGTGGTCACATTGGTCTGATTGATCGTTGCGGAACCGCCACTTGAGACGTAGGTTCCGAGATCCGCACCGCTCGCCGCCGAATTGCCGACAACGATCGAGTCGTAAAGGTTGATCACCGTAGTATTGGTGGACGCACTAGAGTAGATGCCACCAGCGTTTCCGGTTGCGGTGTTTCCGACGACCGTTAGATTGTAATAATTGTGAGTCCCGGCGGCAACTCGAAGGGCTCCGCCACCCTGGGCGCCAGCCCCGGTCGACGTATTATTATAGAACACACT is a genomic window containing:
- a CDS encoding DUF4347 domain-containing protein, with product MPDDLIRRQERAGFRRLLDRLKSETADGALRAGQPAASMALALEPRFMFDAAGVATAVDAAAQDAGADPLFDAAEQPVDQQLLDAAAQAAESGGTPIPTAQASGNGYQVIREADATTNGGRTEVAFIDTSVADWQVLADGVSAGVEVVLLDGTKSGLAQMAEWSRTHTGYDAIHVVSHGWDAQLYIGTDFLWDGSLDRYEAELQALGASLNSDGDILFYGCQIAESAEGLAFINRLHAITGADIAASKDVTGLAVQGANWILEATSGSVADSSVFTAAALDAFTGSLADYTVTSIVGGTGAGTFEKAYADAIAAGGTTTAKTIGFDATLFNPATRTVAERTITLNANLPNLTVDLTIDGDVNGDDIPDVIINGNSKTGINVVSTNNVDVTLLSVEFRNFSSSVVTAATVIRHVTAAVGGSVTISDSLFYNNSATAANHQGGVIGISGAASYSIDRSVFHSNSSAGFGGAGSFSSTVGGTISNSVFYNNTSTGAGAQGGGALRVAAGTHNYYNLTVVGNTATGNAGGIYSSASTNTTVINLYDSIVVGNSAASGADLGTYVSSGGSATINQTNVTTGSTSGLFVNVGSGSNRDLRLASGASAIDAGSATSPSPNASLDALLNPRTVSTNVDRGAYEYAAARTLDLDGSTGGNNYATTYVSGGVVVGNNVSIGSLSGDTNVRSAVITISNIQDGASESLSLTGTHSNINSVLYDSSTGTLRLYSKSGASVADMQAAIAAVTYINTAGTPTGSSRTINIYASDASDSAVATTTVNFGAADSTAPTAGTVTASSVTTSGGTSYQFTIAYSDNVGINSSSIDTSDVTVTKAGGGTLTVTGASWNSGTATYTVIPPGGSWDSADNGTYTIAIVGSEVTDTAGNAVTANASAGTFTVNIAAPNTPPTITEGAGPQAVTMSEDGSPTAFSLTLNASDNEQAGSALTWSISSAASNGTAGATGTGASKAITYTPNANFSGSDSFTVQVSDGQGGTDTITVNVTIDPVNDAPVLTAGTLSAITVNEDSSNSSGTTLGLGAVTYGPGGGADESGQTPTYTVTGIPSFITLWNGGTQVNANGTLSLADLQGLTYRTVANASGTGNVTFTVADNGGTANGGSNSLSQSLSVTVTAVNDQPAINTLAGDSVTFVGGGSAVVIDQAPAAGVTDPDGAADFNGGSLTVSIAAGLQDGTSEVLAIRNQGTGTGQIGASGGTVTYGGAAIGTYTGGTGSTALAITFTTANATPAAIAALIQNITYQNSAGTPTAGDRTVRFVVNDGDGTANGGVAASPNTDTTVSVVNAPTVATINRTTPSGALTNADAVTFTVTFSQPVTGVDATDFTLTATGNATGTIGTPAGSGTTWTVQVTNITGDGTIRLDLNASGTGIANGGTAIVGGFISGQTYTLDNTAPGAPTTTIDLTAGSDTGGSSSDDVTNDTTPTFRVSLAGTSAVENDTLELLLGGNPFGTPVTRTLSGTDISNGYYEFTLADGALGGSVAKTLTARVTDQAGNVGTAGGSLTMTLDTAVPTVGITDTSAHAYTENGTAAAIAGSATVTEAGSPGFSVLAVQITANAEATDRLSLLTGTDTGINVSGTDLRSGTTAIGTVTASSVTGGTAWTITFGATATAQNIQDTIAAIRYDSTSENPGTSNRTVSFTLTDGAGNAGTAATRTVAVTAVNDAPTGIALSASAISVFDAANTAIGTLSATDVESHTVTFTLGTVTGVDANSQPITINGTPFTLTGTNNATLQAGTPSALTPGTYTLSITANDGQGANNTTTSTVTVTVSNDLVVTVAAIDGGAVAGTVTAETADGTGPGLDLKEALHFANQATGSVTIRFAEGLRGSTITLDAGYTCATGSASRSTTRRAAERSSSPASRSPWEGRSPWLSAPATR